In one window of Lewinella sp. 4G2 DNA:
- a CDS encoding serine hydrolase, whose protein sequence is MRPLLFVLTVLVSLLSFSGCKPLAEGLAALAERQKQAPGLDWKSNRDLTSERYGELFKIYSDQGYRIIDVDAYSVGFGRIRYAMVWVKNTDGRGWAQYRDMTSDQYHAEWNKQKDKGYRPIDVEVYKKGGKWRYAGIWIENKEGLDWKSNRNMTSTEYGNTFQERRAAGYRLIDVEVVDTDNGGRYSGIWVENRENWPWAQLRNMSRTEYQTAIDEKAAAGFRVIDFESYQLNGQQKYAAIWLKDDKKQASAVRSGRTEVQFANYWRQYRDEGYRLIDFERYPTSNGTRYAGVWVENEQRLRWEHASDVNTIVENYRSQNQLKGISLVIMEGSKLQYQRGFGWADEDEKQTAHGESVYNIASVSKVVGSTLAAKLADEGRLKDGTRVNLDLTKQTRDYIELPGTGHTHTIEQLTAHLGCVRHYNMGFNSPTGYHATALEASEKINNQGIRAGCTVGTNYGYSTHAYTHLGAVLEEVTDRPVAQLVEEEIADRYRLPSLRAMYRFRSLRPDYERVRPYSPGGNEINYSDNSWKVLGGGLESNMVDLAKFARLVQTGTIVSQDTRDYLWTRLDATSSSTYGIGWDTNAANNFVEHGGDGTGTRTYLRVYTDNQTQWIIAVAATAKTAGLNLPALTDQIVTELNN, encoded by the coding sequence ATGCGCCCTTTGTTATTCGTCCTTACCGTTTTAGTTTCCTTGTTGTCCTTCTCCGGCTGTAAACCCCTCGCCGAAGGGCTGGCCGCGCTCGCCGAACGCCAGAAGCAAGCGCCGGGCTTGGACTGGAAGAGTAACCGCGACCTAACCAGTGAGCGCTACGGGGAACTCTTCAAGATCTACTCCGACCAGGGCTACCGTATCATTGATGTGGACGCTTATTCCGTCGGGTTCGGGCGCATCCGCTACGCCATGGTGTGGGTCAAAAACACCGACGGCCGCGGCTGGGCCCAGTACCGCGACATGACGAGCGACCAGTACCACGCCGAATGGAACAAGCAGAAGGACAAAGGCTACCGGCCCATCGACGTCGAAGTCTACAAGAAGGGCGGTAAGTGGCGGTACGCCGGCATCTGGATTGAGAACAAGGAAGGCCTCGATTGGAAAAGTAACCGCAACATGACCAGCACCGAGTACGGCAATACCTTCCAGGAGCGCCGCGCCGCCGGCTACCGCCTCATCGACGTGGAGGTTGTTGACACCGACAACGGTGGCCGCTATTCCGGCATCTGGGTAGAGAACCGGGAGAACTGGCCCTGGGCCCAACTTCGTAACATGAGCCGAACGGAGTACCAGACGGCCATCGACGAAAAAGCCGCCGCCGGCTTCCGGGTAATAGATTTTGAATCCTACCAGCTCAACGGCCAGCAGAAGTACGCCGCCATCTGGCTTAAAGACGATAAGAAACAGGCTTCCGCCGTACGGTCCGGGCGCACCGAAGTGCAGTTCGCCAACTACTGGCGGCAGTACCGCGACGAAGGGTACCGCCTCATCGATTTCGAGCGTTACCCCACCAGCAACGGTACGCGCTACGCCGGCGTCTGGGTAGAAAACGAACAACGGTTGCGATGGGAGCACGCCTCGGACGTCAATACCATCGTCGAGAATTACCGTAGCCAAAATCAACTCAAAGGCATCTCGCTCGTCATCATGGAAGGCAGCAAACTCCAGTACCAGCGCGGCTTCGGTTGGGCGGATGAGGACGAAAAGCAGACCGCTCACGGCGAAAGCGTTTATAACATTGCCAGTGTATCGAAGGTCGTCGGGTCCACCCTCGCCGCCAAGTTAGCCGACGAGGGGAGGCTGAAGGACGGCACCCGCGTAAATCTCGATCTCACTAAACAAACCCGGGATTACATCGAATTACCCGGCACCGGCCACACGCATACTATCGAGCAACTCACCGCTCACCTCGGCTGCGTACGCCACTACAATATGGGCTTCAATTCGCCCACCGGTTACCACGCTACCGCGTTGGAGGCTTCGGAGAAGATCAATAACCAGGGCATCCGCGCGGGTTGTACGGTGGGCACGAATTATGGCTACTCCACCCACGCTTACACCCACCTGGGGGCGGTGTTGGAAGAAGTCACCGACCGCCCCGTAGCCCAACTGGTCGAGGAAGAGATCGCCGATCGGTACCGCCTCCCCAGCCTCCGGGCTATGTACCGCTTCCGCAGTCTGCGGCCGGATTACGAGCGCGTCCGCCCCTACAGCCCCGGCGGCAACGAGATCAATTACTCCGACAATAGCTGGAAGGTCCTCGGCGGTGGGCTGGAATCTAATATGGTTGATCTGGCCAAATTTGCCCGCCTGGTGCAAACCGGCACGATCGTCAGCCAGGATACCCGCGATTACCTCTGGACGCGGCTGGACGCCACTTCTTCCTCCACCTATGGCATCGGGTGGGACACCAACGCAGCCAACAATTTCGTCGAGCACGGCGGCGATGGCACCGGTACGCGCACCTACCTCCGCGTCTACACCGACAACCAGACCCAGTGGATCATTGCGGTAGCGGCGACGGCGAAAACGGCCGGCCTTAATCTGCCGGCGTTGACTGATCAGATTGTAACGGAGTTGAATAATTAG
- a CDS encoding glycoside hydrolase family 9 protein, with amino-acid sequence MYNFLPKLPTGGPGRILPLLLLLLGCVTTAQAQQLANRDYADLLTKSIKFFEAQACGPDAGSHSSNFSWRGDCHENDGSVVGKDYSGGWHDAGDHVKFNYPMASVVYTLASLYVDHRAEVNNTGNRALLLKQLRYVGDYLIKCHDSPNSFVIQVAQGVEDHRYWERPEVNSYRRDVYRINTNKPGTDLACSIAASMAVLASAFDGVDNNYRDELIQHARDLYAFGDNYRGWYSDHIPAAERAFYQSNKGKGYAPSLAIGAISLYRATGEQQYLTKAENAASSITWIGGWAPGWGNDDFEAIYQLAKVTGKAQYKNVLKRYCVALADGSEGQRSPGGMYYPDGRGYAGFSLPLSLGTAFMCYRYAELVGPNDPDYNRTRNYAFGQVNYALGSNPNGKSYVLGFGNNHARRAHHRSAHGPNGGQIDGDPTNDTHLLLGALLMGPRGADDYFNNTRSEHEFTEPALGNNATLALVAAQMVQETGSTPPPPVYENKLSNLSAPNSFNPGGNYRATINYESDGNHDVVAVLQYDGDPNWAWIAPEVRKQVSAGTGSLTFDLKPRANTPIRNDAYQVNIFIAARGGNYSTRKATQRKNNLDCVSAAPPATTNTWVYRDNFTSGWANWSWGGNVTVRDSGIKKRGTHAFKYYTNGGGAASMRHNNGKDATNLNSVKFWARSWDTNFTGKFQARWNDSSGGGRTNFNVTPAWKAYSIPKSSLGTDWIKRMVWQVPAGNTLWLDDVRLVYNTSSNRGTVEQSVSAGAEGFATEDVGLSLYPNPNSGVFNVTVTTPADRAGVDLQVIDLTGRTVETSRIDLFAGTNQLRVDLRERNLPQGIYLFRVIAADGTLNLVRKVSIR; translated from the coding sequence ATGTACAACTTTTTACCCAAGCTCCCCACCGGGGGGCCGGGGCGGATTTTGCCCCTACTTCTCCTTTTACTGGGTTGCGTTACGACCGCGCAAGCCCAGCAGTTAGCGAACCGGGATTACGCGGATCTGCTGACGAAATCCATCAAATTCTTCGAAGCGCAGGCCTGTGGGCCGGACGCCGGGAGCCACAGTAGCAACTTCTCCTGGCGGGGGGATTGCCACGAGAATGACGGCTCCGTAGTCGGGAAGGACTACAGTGGTGGGTGGCACGACGCGGGCGACCACGTCAAGTTCAACTACCCGATGGCTTCCGTCGTGTACACCCTGGCTTCCCTCTACGTGGACCACCGCGCCGAGGTCAACAACACTGGAAACCGCGCACTGCTGCTAAAGCAATTGCGGTACGTGGGTGACTACCTCATTAAGTGCCACGATAGCCCGAACTCTTTCGTCATTCAGGTAGCGCAGGGGGTCGAGGACCACCGCTACTGGGAACGGCCGGAAGTGAACAGTTACCGGCGCGACGTTTACCGAATCAATACCAATAAGCCGGGGACGGACCTCGCCTGCTCCATCGCCGCGAGTATGGCCGTGCTGGCAAGTGCCTTCGACGGGGTGGACAATAACTACCGCGACGAGTTGATCCAGCACGCTCGCGACCTTTACGCTTTCGGCGATAACTACCGAGGTTGGTACAGTGATCACATCCCCGCCGCAGAACGCGCCTTTTATCAATCCAATAAGGGCAAGGGCTACGCGCCGTCGCTAGCCATCGGTGCCATCTCTCTCTACCGCGCTACGGGTGAGCAGCAGTACCTCACCAAAGCGGAAAACGCCGCCTCCAGCATCACCTGGATCGGTGGCTGGGCACCCGGTTGGGGTAACGACGACTTCGAGGCCATCTACCAACTCGCCAAAGTGACGGGCAAGGCCCAGTACAAGAACGTCCTGAAGCGCTACTGCGTCGCCCTGGCGGACGGTAGTGAAGGACAGCGCTCCCCCGGCGGAATGTACTACCCCGACGGCCGCGGTTACGCTGGTTTTTCCCTGCCCCTCTCGCTGGGTACGGCCTTCATGTGCTACCGTTACGCGGAGCTCGTGGGCCCGAACGACCCCGACTACAACCGGACGCGGAACTACGCCTTCGGCCAGGTCAACTACGCTCTGGGAAGTAACCCGAACGGGAAATCTTACGTCCTTGGGTTTGGAAACAACCACGCGCGGCGAGCGCACCACCGATCTGCTCACGGCCCCAACGGCGGTCAGATCGACGGTGACCCGACGAACGACACCCACCTCCTGCTCGGTGCCCTACTGATGGGCCCGCGTGGTGCCGACGACTACTTCAATAATACCCGGAGCGAGCACGAATTCACCGAGCCCGCACTGGGCAACAACGCTACGTTGGCTCTCGTCGCCGCACAGATGGTACAGGAGACCGGCTCCACACCTCCCCCACCCGTTTACGAGAACAAGCTGAGCAACCTTTCCGCCCCCAACAGTTTCAACCCCGGTGGCAACTACCGGGCGACGATCAACTACGAATCCGACGGTAACCACGACGTCGTCGCCGTACTCCAGTATGATGGTGACCCTAACTGGGCCTGGATCGCGCCGGAAGTCCGCAAGCAGGTCTCGGCGGGTACAGGTTCCCTCACTTTTGACCTAAAGCCGCGGGCCAATACACCCATCCGTAACGATGCTTACCAGGTCAACATCTTCATCGCCGCTCGCGGGGGTAACTACAGTACCCGCAAGGCAACCCAGCGGAAGAACAACCTCGACTGCGTTTCGGCGGCGCCCCCGGCAACGACCAACACCTGGGTGTACCGCGACAACTTCACGAGTGGTTGGGCCAACTGGTCCTGGGGCGGCAACGTCACTGTCCGGGATAGCGGCATCAAGAAGCGAGGCACCCACGCCTTTAAGTACTACACCAACGGAGGTGGGGCGGCTTCCATGCGCCACAACAATGGCAAGGATGCGACCAACCTAAACTCCGTGAAGTTCTGGGCGCGGAGTTGGGATACCAACTTCACGGGCAAGTTCCAGGCCCGGTGGAACGATTCCAGTGGCGGTGGCCGGACGAACTTCAACGTGACGCCGGCTTGGAAGGCCTACTCCATCCCCAAATCAAGCCTGGGCACCGACTGGATCAAGCGCATGGTCTGGCAAGTACCGGCGGGCAATACTCTGTGGTTGGATGACGTCCGGCTGGTATACAATACCTCCAGCAACCGGGGCACGGTGGAGCAGTCCGTCAGCGCGGGTGCCGAAGGGTTTGCTACGGAGGATGTGGGGCTATCCCTTTACCCTAACCCAAATTCCGGCGTCTTCAACGTCACGGTCACCACCCCAGCGGACCGTGCGGGCGTTGACCTCCAGGTCATTGATCTAACGGGGCGCACGGTAGAAACAAGCCGGATCGACCTCTTCGCCGGCACCAACCAACTGCGGGTGGATTTGCGGGAACGCAACCTGCCGCAGGGCATCTATCTCTTTCGGGTAATCGCCGCGGATGGCACTCTGAACCTAGTTCGGAAAGTAAGTATCCGGTAA
- a CDS encoding T9SS type A sorting domain-containing protein: MPTFLKHLILSLTLLSSTVLVAQDTLPASAYLSNHILLEGLEGNAIDSIYVDSVPTMVGSVAWHSVYLSSYSVSSQRTSGPFLKGRYRQEGQKVYYQIHSGDDQFTPKALIYDYSLSAGDTFSGLNIAHFPGDELVVYEIDSTDRISCYGLDSVKRMFIHITETSASGEPRIEYESVWVEGFGDINHPFVPFACNTENGLCEFYYANNIHRSGGDSLNLYPLRWCDALPILTSTSSPGRQIQALTVFPNPNARGIFNFNVEGALPINRLELYNSSGQLVSATDGQPGMRRFDLSSLGLRDGVYFLRAYSAEGAVWGSRVVLR; encoded by the coding sequence ATGCCCACCTTCCTCAAACACCTCATCTTATCGCTCACCTTACTTTCCAGTACCGTATTGGTAGCGCAAGATACCCTTCCAGCATCCGCTTACCTATCCAATCATATCCTGCTCGAGGGGCTGGAAGGCAATGCGATTGATTCCATTTACGTCGATTCGGTACCGACGATGGTGGGCTCCGTTGCTTGGCACTCCGTGTACCTAAGCAGCTACTCCGTTTCCAGCCAGCGCACTAGTGGCCCTTTCCTGAAAGGCCGCTACCGGCAGGAAGGCCAAAAAGTGTATTACCAGATTCATTCGGGGGACGATCAATTTACCCCCAAGGCGTTGATCTATGATTACAGTTTGTCCGCTGGAGATACCTTCAGTGGCTTAAATATTGCTCACTTCCCGGGGGATGAGTTGGTGGTCTACGAAATAGATAGCACGGATAGAATATCCTGTTACGGTCTTGATTCCGTGAAACGAATGTTCATCCACATTACCGAAACATCCGCAAGTGGCGAACCGCGCATAGAATACGAAAGTGTTTGGGTCGAAGGCTTTGGTGATATCAATCACCCCTTCGTTCCTTTCGCGTGCAATACTGAAAATGGCCTTTGCGAATTCTACTACGCCAACAACATCCACCGGTCTGGCGGGGACTCCCTCAATCTTTACCCATTGAGGTGGTGCGACGCTTTGCCGATCCTTACGTCGACCTCCAGCCCAGGTCGGCAAATTCAGGCGTTAACCGTTTTTCCCAACCCAAACGCCCGAGGTATTTTCAATTTTAATGTCGAGGGCGCGCTACCAATCAACAGGTTGGAACTATATAACTCTTCCGGGCAATTGGTAAGTGCCACTGATGGTCAGCCGGGGATGCGTCGTTTTGATCTCTCTTCTCTCGGTTTAAGGGATGGAGTTTACTTTCTGCGGGCTTACTCGGCGGAGGGTGCGGTTTGGGGATCGCGGGTGGTACTGCGGTAA